TGAAAATCAACATATTTTCAAATGCAAAAGATAGAAAATAAAAAAGATTTTACCCTAATTTTTATCATAACAATTTCTTAAATTATCAACAATATTTTTGTCTATGTCACAACAAATACTCTTGTCATCAATTAAATAAACCATACTTGAAGCCAAAAAACTGGCTGAAAACCTCTCTCCATTTGAATATATTATTATAACACCAAAGCCAATTCCATCACGTAGTTCCACATCTGACTTGGTAATTTTCAAACTATTAATTAAATCAATTAGATTATCTCTATCTGATTGATTTTTAATTTCTTTTTCCTCGCCTTTCATATTTCTTACTTTAAAACTGGTGATATTATTTTTATCAATGTGACCAAATTTATTATGTTGTTTATTTTGGTTCTGGTTTTGTTTTTGATTATTATATACCACCATTAATATAGATAGAGAAATTAAACATATAAGAAATAATATGCATTTTTTATGTTTTTTTAAACTAATCATAATTATTACTCCTTTAAAATATATTTATCAAAAAAACATAACTATATTACAGCACCATAATCTACAAATGTTTTCTAAATTGTAGTTTGTTTTTTATACTATATTATATCATAATTTCAATTATAAGTTATTTTATTCAAAAATTTCTTTCTTAAACCTAATGTTTGATCTTTTAATTTCGATAACTATAATATGATTTGTTTTTTTAGATCTTATTTAAAGGGGGAAAATATAAAATGATTATTGGAAATGTAAAAAATCCATATATAAATAATATTAGTAACCAACAACTTCAAAAGGTAGTGAATAACAATAATATTATTACTAATGCCAAAAATTCAAGTTCTGAAGAAATTATGAAACAAAAAATAAGGAATATGAATAGTCAATTTGCACTTAGTCAAAATTCAGAACAACAAATAGAAATTGGAATGTCAACTTTACAAGAAAAAGAGGTAGGATTAGACAATATAAAAGATATAGGCAACCAACTCAAAGAACTGTCAAAGCAATATACAAGTTCTGATCTGAGTGAAAATGATAAGTCAAAAATTGAAAAACAAGCAGAGGAATTATTAAATAATTTAGGCAGTCTTATGAATCAAAAAGAAGAAAATAATGTATTAGGAGATAAGACAATTAAGCTAACTGGATCTGATGGTAAAACTAGTGTTATATTATCTAAGAGTCTTAATATAACACTTGAATTTGGAAAATTAGATGACACTAAACCAAATAATACAGACAAAACAAATAATGATAAGCATTTTTCAATCAATGTTAGTGTATCAACTTTACTTAAGAACCCTTCTATAATTGAAGAAAGAATATTAAATCCAGTGCAAAAATCTATAGAAAAAGTAGATGATGCAAAATCAATTGCATATAGTAATTTTATAAAAGAGTACTCATCAGCAACAAGTTCAATAGATGATTTGTTTAAAATAGGTGGAATAAGTGCATATACAAAAGATTCAAAAATGTTACAACAGGAATCAATTTATATTAGGATGTCTGCATTATACTCTCACCCTTTAAACAAATAAACAAAAATTTCGAAAAATTATTATTCATAGGACTTTCTACCTTCCCACCTATTAAACCAGATAATGCTAGCAATTATCAGCATAATTGTGATTACGAATACAAATGGAAGGTGTCTTCCATAGAGCCACATAAGAACTTGTGATGGAGCTAATCCTATAGGAAGTTGTATCCCAGGCATAAGGCTTTCTGGGATAATCGAAAGGCGTGTGGACCATGTCCAAGGAATAAACTTCCATATCTTATCACCTACTACAGTTGCACCCATAATTGCAGCAATTAAAAAGCCTGCTCCACCTAACGCAATTGAAACTCCCATTCCAAATGCAAAACTTAAAAATAGGTAAAATACATACAAAAATAGGCAACCAATAACCGTTAGCAATGAACCTTGAAAAAACAAACTATATTGAATGTTTTCTATATGCAAAATAAATCTCATCCCAAGTAAAAACATAGAAGTAGAAAGAAAAATGGAAATAGTGGTCATAAACTCAAGTAAAAAAAGTTTGCTAAGATAACTTGTTGTTCTTGGAACAGTTGAACTTAGGATTATGCTAAAATTTCCTGCACCTTCTTCCTGCATACCAATAAGCCCTGAAATTAAACCTACCAAAAGGGGGAGAAAAACTGAAATCACCTTAAAAAATCCATCATACATTATATATTGTGTTTTATTGTTTGAAAAATATAATAACATTAAAATAGAATAAGTTATGGGTATGGAAATAAAAATAAGTCTAATTGCAGTCCGCTTTGTTTTCATCCAATCAGCAGAGATACATTTAAATATATTCAAAGTTAACGCACCTCCCTTTTAGAAAACCAGATTGAGGTAAGTAAAGATGTTATAATTAAAAATACAAGCGATACAATAATACCAATTGGAATCACAGATGGATTCATTAATATATCCCCATTCTGAAGAGGAGCACCACTTGGGTGTACATGAACAATAGGACACATTAAACGCAATGGCCAGCTCCAAGGCACAAATATCCACGATGGACCAGTAGCCATAATAACGCCTGCTGAAAGTCCAATTAAAGCACTTCCAATTGATGCAACCATACCTAACCATGTTGCAAGGAACAAATAAATCGGAATCAAACCAACCGATGTGATCCAAATTACCATGCTTGCTTCACAAATTTTCAAAAACGGAGCCATATTTCCTGATCTTAAAAAACTATATAGAAAGACAACGGCTATGAGAATTATGGATGATAAAAACATATAGAAGGCGATAATAGCATTTTTACTAAGCCACAATCTTATGCTCCTTACATTATGTGAACGTAATCCTCTATAATTTCCAGCTTTTCTTTCTTTAGCATCAGAAAGAGAAGAAAGTAGTGCAGAACCAATAGGCATAAATATAAGTGGCCACCAGTTAAAAACCATAATAATAAAATAATTATTTTCAGTCCCCATATTTGCCATAGTAAGTAATGCATATAATATAAAAAATAATGGAGCCATGACAATGAGCTTTCGAGAGAATGTTCGCTTGTATTTTAAATTTTCAGATTGCAAATAATTAATCATTAGATGCATCATCCTCTTTTCTACTTTCTTTCACAATTTTCATAAATAGTTTTTCTAAATCATCCTCTTTATGAATTTCATTCTGATAGCCTAGTATCCCATTGCTGATAATACCAATGTGATGAGCAACTTGATCTACTTCTGAAAGCATATGACTTGATAAAATTACCGTAATACCCTGAGATGGAAAAGAACGAATCAATTCCCGAAGTTCTTGTATTCCAATAGGATCAAGTCCATTGGTGGGTTCATCCAAAATTAAAAGTTTCGGATGAGTTAAAAGTGCAATGGCAATTCCCAAACGTTGTTTCATACCCATTGAAAACTGTGATGCTCTTTTCTTCCCCGTATTTTTTAAATCCACAATTTCAAGTACCTCACGTGCCTCGGAATCAGGCAAATCTAACAATTTAGTGTGTACTTTGAGATTTTCCTTCGCAGTAAGATTGCCATAAAGTGCCGGAGATTCAATTAATGCTCCAATATCTTTTAGATCTTTTCTATTCCATGGATGTCCATCAAATATTATATTACCTGAGGTTGGACGTAAAAGCCCTGTTATCATTTTTAATGTTGTTGATTTTCCTGCACCATTAGGACCAAGTAACCCATAGATAGAATTCCTTTCAACCATTAGTGATATATTGTTAACTACCTGTTGTTTCCCAAAATTTTTACACAATTTTTCTGTTTTCAAAATATAAGAATCCATATTTATCACCCTTTCCTTTACTATAGTTTTATAATACCAAGCAATTATAAGGATTTTATAAGGATTTGAAATATACTTTATATATCGTTTAATATTGTATTATAAAGTAAATATTTTTAATTTTCTCCAATCACACTTAAACAACAAAATCCATATATTGTTTGTATATAGAAAACCTATCAAAAATATATAATTATTTAGGTACATTCAAGTAAAATAATAAGGAGGGAATGAGATGAAAGTTTGTGGGGGATGGACAATTCAAGAACCTGTTAGTAAAGAAAATAAAAAAGTACTTGGTATTGCTCTAAAAGGCTTCGTAGGTTCTACTTTTGAACCTATAGTAGTTGCTACTCAAGTTGTAAATGGAGTTAACTATGTATTTATAGCTAAGTCTACTACTGTAACATTACCACCTAAAACTGGACTAGTAAAAATATATGTTTCTGCAACACCTGCTGGTACTGAACCTAATCTCGTTAATATTGAGACAATAGTATAAATAAAATATAACTGTTTTAATATATAGTATAAAACAATATAGCTAGGTGATAACTATTTGTTACCTAGCTATATTTCTATAAATTAAGATAACTATATCTAATTTCATTACATAATTCGTTAATATAGTGGACAAGCTATTTTACGAATCATATAGTGCTATTTTTAAAACTATTAAGCATATATGCATTATATGTATTGCATGATTACATATTAATGGTAAACTTATCAGTATAGTTAAATATTCAGAATTTATAAACATATAAAATAAGGAGGTTTCAAATGAGCACAAAAGTCGAAATAAAGACAGAGGTTGAAGTGGAGCACCACGGTGAACTCAAAAGGAGTTTACAAGCCAGACATTTAAATATGATTGCAATTGGTGGTGCAATAGGTACTGGGTTATTTTTACTTAGTGGCGGTACAATAAGCAAAGCAGGCCCCGGTGGCGCAATTATTGCATATGCAGTTATGGGTATTTTAGTATATTTTTTAATGACATCTCTTGGAGAGATGGCAACATTGTTACCAGTTTCAGGTTCCTTTGAAACATATGCTACAAGGTTTGTAGATCCTGCATTTGGATTTGCTTTAGGTTGGAACTATTGGTTTTGCTGGGCTACATGCGTGGCCTGTGAATTAGTCGCAGGATCCATCATTATAAAGTTCTGGCTTCCGAGTACTAATGCAACCTTGTGGAGTGTATTATTCTTAGTTGTTCTATTTATACTTAATCTTACATCAGCAAGGGCTTATGGCGAGGGTGAATATTGGTTTTCAAGTATTAAAGTTATTACAATAATAGCATTCATAATAGTAGGTACTCTGATGATATTTGGTATAATGGGTGGACACTCGCCAGGTTTCTCTAACTTTACACTATCTGATGTTAATGGTAATAAGGGCCCCTTCATAGGTGGCATATTTGGAATGGTAAATGTGTTTCTACTCGCAGGCTTTTCTTTCTCTGGTACTGAACTTGTAGGCCTTGCTGCAGGTGAGTGTGAAAATCCACAGGTTAATGTTCCAAAAGCCATCAAGATGGTATTCTGGCGTATCCTTTTATTTTATCTTGGTGCAATCATAGTAATTGGGTTCCTCGTTCCTTTTAATGATCCCAACCTTTTAAAAAGTGGTACAGACCAAATAGCTTTTAGTCCTTTCACTATGGTATTTGAAAGGTCCGGCTTAGCATTTGCTGCAAGCCTCATGAATGCAGTTATTCTTACAGCTGTGCTTTCAGCAGGAAACTCGGGATTATATGCTTCATCACGTATGCTTTATTCAATGGCAAAGGAAGGAAAGGCACCTAAACTTTTTGGGAAAGTAAATAAGAGGGGTGTTCCAATGAATGCACTTTACCTTACAACTCTTGTTGCTTGTTCAGCTTTTTTTGCTTCTCTCGTTGGTGATGGTAAAATATACTATGCACTAGTTAACATTTCTGGTATTACAGCTTTCTTTGCATGGTTAGGCATAGCAATATGCCACTATAGATTCAGAAAAGCATATATTGCACAGGGGAGAAAACTTGAAGATTTAAAATATCGAGCTAAGTGGTTTCCATTCGGTCCAATTATGGCTATGATACTTTGTACTATTGTTATATTTGGCTCAAACATATGGATATTCCAAGAACCCAAATTCGATTGGTTTAGTTTTATTACAAATTATATGACTATTCCATTATTTGCAATTTTCTATTTTGGTTATAAGTTTATAAAGAAAACCAAGATAGTTCCGCTTATGGAATGTGATTTTGAACATAAAGAATATCAAGAAACGGAATAAAAATTAATCTATAAAAAGAAGGAGAGTTATTATGAATCCAATAACTAATATTTTAAAAGATTTTCCATTAATTATTTTAGACGGCGCCTTAGCTACAGAACTTGAACGATTAGGGTGCGACATTAATGATTCCCTCTGGTCAGCAAAAATACTTGCTCAGAATCCTGAAATAATAGAGAAAGTACACTATGACTATTTTGATTCTGGAGCTGACTGCGCAATTACCTCAAGTTATCAAGCTACTATTGAAGGATATGTAGAAAAAGGTTTCACTAAACTCGAAGCAATATCCCTCATTAAGAAATCTGCTACTATTGCTATAAAAGCTAGGGATGATTTTTGGAAGGATCCACTACATAGAATAAATAGACCACTCCCCTTAGTTGCAGGTTCTGTAGGCCCCTATGGTGCTTATCTTGCAGATGGTTCTGAATACCTTGGAGATTATAAAATTGGTGAAAAAGAACTAATTGAATTTCATAGACCAAGAGTAAAAATCTTAGTAGATGCAGGTGTAGATATTCTTGCTTGTGAAACAATACCTAGTCTTATAGAAGCTAAAGCCATTACTAAACTACTTAAAGAATTCCCCAATGTATATTGTTGGATGAGCTTTAGCGCTAAAAATGATTTGCAGATAAGTGATGGTACATTAATTTCTGATTGTGCCAAATATCTAGATTCCTTTACTCAAGTGGCTGCCATAGGAATAAATTGCAGCGCACCCAACCATATACAATCCTTGATTGAAGAAATCAAAAACAATTCTAAAAAACCTATAGTAGTTTATCCAAACTCGGGAGAAGAATATGATGCCTCCTCTAAAACTTGGCATGGTAATTCCTCTAGTGAAATTTATAGTCGTAGTGCCAAAAGCTGGTTTGACAAAGGTGCTCAGCTAATTGGTGGTTGCTGTCGAACAACCCCTGATGATATTAAAGCTATTGCTACATGGGCTCGAAAATAAATTAACAGCACCCACTCATCATTTAGAAATATATTTTAAGAAAGCATCTATATTAATTTATAGATGCTTTCTTAGTATTTATATAAAAGAACTTATCACTTATTTCAAAGCCTGCATTATCAGAAAGTCTATTTAAGTTACTTAATAAGTTTACCTTATCATTGCTAGCGAGAGGAGTTGGACAATAATCATTTGTATAATTTACTGAAGATATACTACAAGGAATAACCCGTACACCGATAGATGTTAAATTATTATTTACGAACTTTAAATTACTTTGAAAAATAAAAGTTGTTTTATCACTTGGATTAGAGTTACCACCAAAACAAAAATTTCCTAAACTATAGGCGATAATTTTATTTTTATATTGTTCAATGCCTTCAATTACGTGGGGGTGATGTCCAAGTATTATATCTGCACCGTTATCTATAGCAAAGTGAGCAAGGTCTTTTTGTGCCGCTACTGGATAATACGCATTTTCGGCTCCCCAGTGGAAGTTTATAATTACAACTGAGTTAGTCTTTTTTAATTGTGATATATCCCCTTTTAATTTATCAAGAAACCTTTTATCTAAGGACCACCCTCTATAACCTAAAAATCCAAAGGACTGTCCTTTTATTTTTGTAGTCCACTTAGACCCTTCTCCAAAATAATTAATTTTTTCTTTTTCTAGGGCATTTTTTGTATCAAGAAACCCTTTTTCTTTATAATCATATATATGATTATTAGAAATGTTTACACCTTCTATTGAACCTAGCGTTAAACTTTTAGCATAATCGCTACTGGCTTTGAAATTAAACTGTTTATCTGCTTTGTCATTAGAATCCGTAAATGTTGTTTCTAGATTAGCAATTGTAACATCATCCTTACTTAAAATACTACGAACATTTTTAAAGTAATAGGCAAACCCATTGTTTTGATGCTGCGCCATCGCCGGAAGACTAATAGCATAATTAAATTTACTATCAGTACCTATAGTACAGTCACCTACTGCAGATAGTAGTACTTCAGTGTTTGTATTCTCTACGTTAAGAGAAACGGCAGGTACTACAGGTTTTATAACATTATTAGTATTATGATTTTCATTGAACTTTTTGAATGATGATGAAATAGCTTTAATAGTAATTAAGGATAAACTTACGCAAATAAATAGTATTAATAAATTTTTGATTGCTATTTTTTTATTGAATTTTCTACGCCGCTTTTTCTTCAAGCTAATACCCCCACTTTGTTAATATAATATATATACTACTCCAAACTCTGATGCAGTATACCTCTCCCCTCTAAGGACAATGAAATGTTAACTGTTGTACCTTTACCATAATTATCAACAATGCTTCTATAAATCACTAGTCCAAGACCTGTACCAACAGATTTAGGATCAATTAATTGTATAATATTATTATCTAGTATTCCTCTACTTTGTCACTATATGTTATAAGTAAAATACAGTATAGTGAGGTGGTAATTTAATGAATCAAATAAAGTGTAAAGATATCGATGAATCACTTTTAAAAGCTGTTAATATTCCCATAGAGCTATATGAATCAACGCTTGGACAATATTTTATTGGGTATGCTGATAATTTAGTATTTGGAGAAGGGACAAGTGCCTGGGCAAGGTTATACAATCCAATTAAATCAGGTGTAATTTTACATGTAAATGTCTGGACTGTAACTGATGTTTCAGATTCAGCTTTCCGTGCACAGTTTTGGTTTAATGCAACTCCGCCTGAGTCAGATGTTAACTATGCACCTGTAACTCCTACAAATCTAGTTATCAAGCCACAACCTAGAGCAAAGGTAAGACTAGAATATGCATCTAATGTTACAGGTGAACCCACTGGAGGAATCAAGGCCTTCGTAAGACGTGCACAACCTGAAACAACATTGGTTGAAAGTGAAAATGGTAAAATAATTATTGGTGAGGGCGGTAACTTCTTAGTATTTCTATCAAATCCAGAAACACCAGAGCTTTTAACTTCAGGAAGGATAGCCTTTGGCTTTTGGGAAGAAAAGATTAAAAATAATTGCAAATGCAATGATTAACAAAATATATTAATCTTCATTAATATATCCTATACAAGGGAGCTTTCCGAAAGGCATCTTCCTTGTATTTAATGAGGCTAAACTATTTACATAAGATCTTTTTTATACAATCTTCAATCCATTCTATGTAGGCTTTTTCTCTCATAATTGCACCATTTAAAACAATATAATCTCCAAATCGCGGTGAAGATACTTTTGATATATCGTTTATCTTTAAAAGCTCTTTCATAGTATTTTCAAGATATTCTAATCTCTTAAAATGTTTGTTTAATGCGCTTTGGAATTGCTTTACTAAATCTTCATTAGATATTTCATCACAAAAATATGCTTTAAGTCTAAAAACATCTTTAGGAGTGTTTTCTAAAGGTTCATCTTTCTTTAGCCATTTTTGTAAACATACCTTTCCTTCTTCAGTTATGGTATATAATTTTTTTTCAAGTTTTTCACCTTGGATAATTATTTTATATGAAATTAGACATTCATCAGTTAATTTCCTTAATTCAGGATAGATTTGACTATGATTAGCATACCAAAACTCAACTAACCCACTATTAAATTCTTTAGTTATATCATAACCAGTTAATGGTTTTCTATTTATCAATCCTAAAATTGCATATTTTAAAGTTCTCATTTAACAACACCTCATTCTTTCTTATAATTTTACCATAATTAATTGAAAAGTAAAGTACAACATAGTATATATAACATGTTATCATTGACATACATAAATATAAAAGTGCATAATGTAGATAAAGGCATTACATAATTGTCTTAACCTAGATTATTGTATAGAAATTTAAGTTTTATTTGACATTTAATTTAAGGAGGGTATATATGAACAAGTATAAAAAATTGTTTGAACCAATTAAAATTGGTAAGTGTGAAATTAAAAATCGTTTTGCATTAGCACCAATGGGACCACTTGGACTAGCTGATAGTGAGGGTGGCTTTAATCAAAGAGGAATTGATTATTATACCGAGAGAGCAAAAGGCGGTACAGGATTAATTATTACAGGAGTTACTTTTGTAGATAATGAAGTTGAAGAACATGGTATGCCAAATTGTCCATGCTCTACATATAATCCAGTTCAATTTGTTAGAACAGGTAAAGAACTAACTGAAAGAATACATGCATATAACGCAAAGGTGTTTCTTCAAATGTCAGGAGGATTTGGTAGAGTTACTATTCCTACTAACCTTGGAGATTTTCCACCAGTTGCACCATCACCAATTCAGCACAGATGGCTTGATAAAACTTGCCGTGAAATTACAATAGATGAAATTAAGTCTATTGTTAAAAAATTTGGAGATGGAGCTTATAATGCAAAAAGAGCTGGTTTTGACGGAATAGAAATTCATGCTGTTCATGAAGGATACCTTATAGACCAATTTGCTATGTCATTATTTAATCATAGAACTGACGGATATGGTGGAAGCTTAGATAATAGACTTCGTTTTGCTCGTGAAATAGTTGAAGAAATCAAAGATAGATGTGGAGAAGATTATCCTGTAGTTCTTAGATATTCACCAAAGAGCTTTATTAAAGATCTAAGAGACGGAGCACTTCCAGGCGAAGTATTTACTGAAAAAGGTAGAGATCTTGAAGAAGGAATTAAGGCTGCTAAACTACTTGTATCCTATGGATATGATTCATTAGACACAGACGTTGGATCTTACGATTCATGGTGGTGGAGTCATCCCCCAATGTATCAAGATAAGGGATTATACAGACCATACGCTAAATTAATGAAAGAAACTGTAGATGTACCTATTATGTGTGCTGGAAGAATGGATAATCCAGATATGGCACTAGATGCTATTGAAAATGGAACATGTGATATTATAAGTCTTGGTAGACCACTTCTTGCAGATCCTGATTATGTAAATAAATTAAGAAGCAACAATCTTAAATCTATTAGGCCCTGCATATCATGTCAAGAAGGATGTATGGGACGTATTCAACATTATTCAATGCTTAACTGTGCCGTAAATCCTCAGGCATGTAAAGAAAAAGATAATGCACTTACACCAATATTAAAGAAGAAAAAAGTTTTAATAGTTGGAGGTGGAGTAGCTGGATGTGAAGCCGCAAGAGTTTTAACTCTTAGAGGGCACGAAGCCGTTATTTTTGAAAAGAATAATAGATTAGGTGGAAATCTTATACCAGGTGGAGTTCCAGACTTTAAAGAAGACGATATCGCTTTAGCTAATTGGTTTGAACATACATTAAAAGAATTAAATGTTCAAGTTAATTTAAATACCGAGGTTACAAAAGATCAAATTTTAAAAGCTGATTTTGATAGTGTAATAATTGCTACAGGCTCTACTCCAAAAGTATTTCCACTTGGAGATGATACAAAAGTATTTACAGCTGCCGATGTTTTACTAGGAAAGAAAGACTGCAAAGATACAACAGTTATAGTTGGCGGAGGACTGGTTGGATGTGAACTTGCACTTCATCTTGCTAAAGAAGGCAAAAATGTAACTATAGTAGAGGCATTAAACAAAATACTTGCATTAAATGGACCTTTATGTTCTGCAAATAGTGAAATGCTTGAGAAATTAATTCCATTTAATAAGATTGCTGTAAAAACAAATTCAAAAGTTAAAGCATATAAAGATGGATTACTTGAAATGGAAACAGAAAATGGAATTGAGAAAATTAAATGTGATTCAGTAATACTTTCAGTAGGCTATAAAGAGGAAAATTCTTTATATAAAGAATTAGAATTTGAAGTTCCTGAAATTTATCTTTTAGGAGATGCACGTAAAGTTTCTAATATCATGTATGGTATTTGGGATGCTTATGAAGTTGCAAATCATATATAATTAAATTATTTTTGAATCTACACAAAAACGTAAAAACTCTGAGTACTTTAACTCAGAGTTTTTACTATAAAAGCTTCTATAAATTTTCAGCAATATTATAAATTAATTTTTCAGTTTCTTCCCATCCTAAACATGCATCTGTTATGGATTTACCATAAGTGCCAGACCCTACATCTTGTTTACCTTCTACAAGGTAGCTTTCAATCATAAATCCTTTTATCATTTTTTTAAGTAGAGAGTCATCTTTCCTACTCATTAACACTTCTCTAGCTATTCTTGGTTGCTCTTTATAAAGCTTCATTGAATTTGCATGATTAGTATCTACAATAATAGAAGGATTTGCAAATTTCTGTTTTTCATATTCTTTAGCAATATTTATTAAATCTTCATAATGATAGTTTGGAATATTTTTACCATAAGAATCCACAGCCCCTCTTAAAACAGCATGTGCAAGTGGGTTTCCTGATGTTTCAACCTGCCATCCGCTATATATAAAAGTATGAGCACCCTGTGCTGCTTTAATTGAATTTAGCATTACAGTTAGATCTCCACCAGTTGGATTTTTCATTCCTACAGGCATATCAATACCACTTACTGTAAATCTATGTTGTTGATTTTCTACAGAGCGAGCTCCAACTGCATGATAACTTAACAAATCTGAAAGATATGTATAATTTTCTGGGTATAACATTTCGTCTGCGGCAGGCATATGATATTCACTTAATGCTTTTATATGAAGTTTTCTAATAGCTCTTAATCCTGCATCCATATCAGGTTCTTTACTTGGGTCTGGTTGAGATGCCATGCCTTTATATCCTTCACCAGTAGTTCTAGGCTTATTTGTATAAATCCTAGGTATAATAATGATAGAATCTTTTACTTTTTCCTGGACCTTTGCAAGCTTTCCTATGTATTCGCACACCGAGTCTTCGTTATCAGCCGAACATGGTCCAACTATAAGTAGGAACTTATCAGATTCATTCTCAAAAACTTTCCTTATTTCAGCATCTCTATTTTTTTTAATTTCTTTAATTTTATTTGATAGAGGCATTTCTTCCATAATTTCCTTTGAAGTAGTCATTTTTTTTATGTATTTAATATTCATATCACTTTTTCCTCACTTTGTTTATTTATTATTAACTTCACTCTTTTATTGTTAAAAACAGCCACAATATCAATAATACATTTATTGAATAATATCTGAAAGTTACGAATTATTAGTTAATAGGTCTAATTATACTTATAACTCTATACATTTTCAATTATTATTTTCTTTTTATTTCAAATTCCTGCTTTAATTATTTTTTTAATAAACAATTACCTAAAAAATATGTAGATTAATGTACAACAACTCTGATAGC
This window of the Clostridium estertheticum genome carries:
- a CDS encoding FAD-dependent oxidoreductase, translated to MNKYKKLFEPIKIGKCEIKNRFALAPMGPLGLADSEGGFNQRGIDYYTERAKGGTGLIITGVTFVDNEVEEHGMPNCPCSTYNPVQFVRTGKELTERIHAYNAKVFLQMSGGFGRVTIPTNLGDFPPVAPSPIQHRWLDKTCREITIDEIKSIVKKFGDGAYNAKRAGFDGIEIHAVHEGYLIDQFAMSLFNHRTDGYGGSLDNRLRFAREIVEEIKDRCGEDYPVVLRYSPKSFIKDLRDGALPGEVFTEKGRDLEEGIKAAKLLVSYGYDSLDTDVGSYDSWWWSHPPMYQDKGLYRPYAKLMKETVDVPIMCAGRMDNPDMALDAIENGTCDIISLGRPLLADPDYVNKLRSNNLKSIRPCISCQEGCMGRIQHYSMLNCAVNPQACKEKDNALTPILKKKKVLIVGGGVAGCEAARVLTLRGHEAVIFEKNNRLGGNLIPGGVPDFKEDDIALANWFEHTLKELNVQVNLNTEVTKDQILKADFDSVIIATGSTPKVFPLGDDTKVFTAADVLLGKKDCKDTTVIVGGGLVGCELALHLAKEGKNVTIVEALNKILALNGPLCSANSEMLEKLIPFNKIAVKTNSKVKAYKDGLLEMETENGIEKIKCDSVILSVGYKEENSLYKELEFEVPEIYLLGDARKVSNIMYGIWDAYEVANHI
- a CDS encoding PadR family transcriptional regulator; the protein is MRTLKYAILGLINRKPLTGYDITKEFNSGLVEFWYANHSQIYPELRKLTDECLISYKIIIQGEKLEKKLYTITEEGKVCLQKWLKKDEPLENTPKDVFRLKAYFCDEISNEDLVKQFQSALNKHFKRLEYLENTMKELLKINDISKVSSPRFGDYIVLNGAIMREKAYIEWIEDCIKKILCK
- a CDS encoding 3-deoxy-7-phosphoheptulonate synthase, which encodes MNIKYIKKMTTSKEIMEEMPLSNKIKEIKKNRDAEIRKVFENESDKFLLIVGPCSADNEDSVCEYIGKLAKVQEKVKDSIIIIPRIYTNKPRTTGEGYKGMASQPDPSKEPDMDAGLRAIRKLHIKALSEYHMPAADEMLYPENYTYLSDLLSYHAVGARSVENQQHRFTVSGIDMPVGMKNPTGGDLTVMLNSIKAAQGAHTFIYSGWQVETSGNPLAHAVLRGAVDSYGKNIPNYHYEDLINIAKEYEKQKFANPSIIVDTNHANSMKLYKEQPRIAREVLMSRKDDSLLKKMIKGFMIESYLVEGKQDVGSGTYGKSITDACLGWEETEKLIYNIAENL